One Myripristis murdjan chromosome 17, fMyrMur1.1, whole genome shotgun sequence DNA segment encodes these proteins:
- the LOC115375361 gene encoding uncharacterized protein LOC115375361, translating into MGQKSSKTIEVSALGRPFSLGMLYDCRKDSLIPGMTLWDPDALEKNIRERPQPNSEFEIVASESIEDKSSALNVDASLKISFLSGLVEVGDSAKYLNDCKISKNQARVTLKYKTTTKFKKLSRKHLGRDNVKHQYVFDKGMATHVVTSILYGAQAFFVFDREVSEKEDHQDIEGNLKVMIQKIPCLATEGEGSLQMSETDISKVQNFSCKFHGDFNLQRNPVSFQDAIQVYQSLPTLLGANGENAVPVKVWLMPLKSLDSAAARLVRQISIRLVTEVQSVLEVFSELEMRCNDAIKNSTTQQFPQIGKKLKTFKELLSEYKLEFQRTLAKKLPSIRGGGEEEAVLAEVLKKRQSSPFNNKNLSEWMSCKEREINILKVLTDMMKNTKIVTSRNALDQEILSAKHAVCFAFTLLEDDEPYLSDLSKYLKETPQPESPQDITYQTYDVEKAQWYFPQEVMDAVRQKAKLFIEFAYTDMDNNISFLIAGTTNEKKKGASIHLYKEGSLVSENFEPPSKPEKPAVSDTTHNSVTVKISPPGFGAENIIHYSVEYLVSVEDDWQQMTVLTAGEVTVSSLTPNTEYLFRCRAVCSVGKGPVSKDSGPITTLPTSPPGKLQADPISNELSVSWEKPAEIGNGVNILSYIVEYAKTAPGVTHEDFEWNQMVSQDEEAIISGLQPETEYAVRVRCDCGVAGRSKESNTVNVRTKKCESVRLAEFLKRKSKLINSASPSVYKLPLKEEAMDIDGYRSYSFGKESFSRNRTIMVLGAAGSGKSTLINGMINYIVGVEWKDSFRFKLIDEGGLRSQAESQTSEVTVYKINHQEGFKIPYSLTIVDTPGFRNTRGIERDRVITEQIRSLFSSAEGVSEIDAVCFVTQASLSRLTPTQKYVFDSVLSIFGKDVAEKIQMLVTFADGQRPPVLKAVNVSGVPCPKTDAGLPVHFKFNNSALFADNSSINDKSDNADSDKDMDVDNFDEMFWSMGAKSMKNFFTALDQITTKSLQMTKEVLKERKQLETAVEGLQLQVKDGLAKLEEIKMTKQKLQKQEADISTNENFEIEVEIIKPKQIQLTKKGEYITNCQQCSMTCHYPCTIADDQEKHRCPVMKDGRCTVCPGKCVWTVHFNQKYRWEYVKVKEKQTLKDMKEKYEQATQAKLTVQQIIKKQEKEIANLQDEIMSLIEESARSIARLKEIALRPNPLSTPEYIDLLIEGEKSEAKEGYLARIQSLEAMRDRARIISKVSKQGKRTKTEQKIYKGKQRRQKPPWR; encoded by the exons ATGGGCCAGAAATCCAGCAAAACGATAGAGGTGTCAGCTCTCGGTCGGCCTTTCAGCCTCGGGATGCTGTACGACTGCCGCAAAGACTCCCTGATTCCTG GCATGACACTGTGGGATCCTGATGCGCTGGAAAAGAATATACGAGAAAGACCTCAACCCAACAGTGAATTTGAGATAGTTGCATCTGAATCGATTGAGGACAAATCTTCAGCATTAAATGTTGACGCCTCCCTGAAGATAAGTTTCCTGAGTGGGCTGGTAGAGGTTGGGGACTCTGCCAAATACCTAAATGACTGTAAGATTTCCAAAAATCAGGCCAGAGTGACACTCAAATACAAAACTACAACCAAGTTCAAGAAGCTGTCAAGGAAACATCTTGGAAGAGACAATGTGAAACATCAATACGTTTTTGATAAAGGAATGGCAACACATGTAGTCACAAGTATCCTTTATGGGGCACAAGCCTTCTTTGTATTTGACCGTGAGGTGTCTGAAAAGGAGGATCATCAAGACATTGAGGGCAACCTGAAGGTGATGATTCAGAAGATTCCCTGCCTTGCAACTGAAGGTGAAGGTTCCCTGCAAATGAGTGAAACAGACATTTCAAAAGTTCAAAATTTCTCCTGCAAATTCCACGGTGACTTTAACCTTCAGAGGAATCCTGTTTCCTTTCAGGATGCAATACAAGTCTACCAGAGTCTACCAACATTACTGGGAGCAAATGGAGAAAATGCCGTGCCAGTGAAGGTCTGGCTGATGCCCCTGAAAAGTTTAGATTCTGCTGCAGCACGACTTGTCCGTCAGATAAGTATTAGATTAGTGACGGAGGTGCAAAGTGTCCTGGAGGTCTTCAGTGAGCTGGAAATGAGGTGCAATGATGcaataaaaaacagcacaacccAACAATTCCCACAGATTGGGAAAAAGCTAAAAACCTTTAAAGAATTGCTCTCTGAGTACAAGCTGGAATTCCAGAGGACCCTGGCAAAGAAACTTCCATCAATccggggaggaggggaagaggaggctgTGCTTGCAGAGGTGTTGAAAAAGAGACAATCTTCTccattcaacaacaaaaacctgaGTGAGTGGATGAgttgtaaagagagagaaataaacatctTGAAAGTACTCACCGACATGATGAAAAACACCAAGATTGTCACATCTCGAAATGCGCTTGATCAAGAAATCCTCAGTGCTAAGCATGCGGTGTGCTTTGCTTTCACCTTACTGGAGGATGATGAACCATACCTCTCAGATTTATCAAAGTACTTAAAGGAAACACCCCAACCAGAGAGTCCTCAAGACATCACATATCAGACTTATGATGTAGAGAAAGCTCAGTGGTACTTTCCACAGGAGGTGATGGATGCTGTGAGGCAAAAAGCAAAGCTCTTCATTGAGTTTGCATACACCGACATGGACAACAATATTAGTTTCCTTATAGCAGGcacaacaaatgagaaaaagaaaggtgcGAGCATCCACCTTTATAAAGAAGGCTCTTTGGTCAGTGAGAACTTTGAACCTCCTTCAAAGCCTGAAAAACCAGCAGTAAGTGACACAACCCACAACAGCGTGACAGTGAAGATTTCCCCACCAGGATTCGGAGCAGAAAACATCATCCACTACTCTGTTGAGTACTTGGTCAGTGTAGAAGATGACTGGCAGCAAATGACAGTATTGACAGCTGGAGAAGTCACAGTGTCCAGTCTGACTCCTAACACAGAGTACTTGTTCAGATGCAGAGCAGTGTGCTCAGTTGGAAAAGGGCCAGTCAGTAAAGACAGTGGTCCCATTACAACCTTACCCACTAGTCCTCCTGGGAAACTGCAAGCTGACCCAATTTCAAATGAGCTGTCAGTTAGCTGGGAGAAACCTGCAGAGATTGGCAATGGTGTCAACATTTTGAGCTACATTGTAGAGTATGCAAAAACAGCTCCTGGCGTGACACATGAAGACTTTGAATGGAACCAAATGGTTTCACAAGATGAAGAGGCCATCATATCTGGGCTTCAGCCAGAGACAGAGTACGCTGTCAGGGTCAGATGTGATTGTGGTGTAGCTGGTAGAAGCAAGGAAAGCAACACAGTTAACGTGCggacaaaaaagtgtgaatctGTGCGCTTGGCAGAATTCCTCAAACGTAAAAGCAAACTCATAAATTCTGCATCACCCTCAGTCTACAAGCTACCTCTGAAGGAAGAAGCTATGGACATAGATGGATACAGGAGCTACAGTTTTGGCAAAGAAAGCTTCAGCCGAAATCGCACAATAATGGTTCTTGGAGCAGCTGGATCAGGAAAGTCAACTCTGATCAATGGAATGATCAACTACATCGTTGGTGTAGAATGGAAAGACAGTTTCAGATTCAAGTTAATTGATGAGGGTGGGTTGAGATCACAAGCTGAAAGTCAAACCTCTGAAGTCACGGTGTACAAAATCAACCATCAAGAAGGATTTAAAATCCCATATTCGTTGACCATAGTTGACACTCCTGGTTTTAGGAACACAAGAGGGATAGAAAGAGACAGGGTGATCACAGAGCAGATCCGGagtcttttctcctctgctgaggGAGTCAGTGAGATTgacgctgtgtgttttgtgaccCAGGCTTCTCTTTCACGGCTAACACCAACACAGAAATATGTGTTTGATTCAGTGCTGTCCATTTTTGGTAAAGATGTGGCAGAAAAAATCCAGATGCTGGTAACATTCGCAGATGGTCAGAGGCCACCGGTTCTCAAAGCAGTTAATGTCTCTGGAGTCCCATGCCCTAAAACAGATGCAGGACTTCCTGTCCACTTCAAATTCAACAATTCAGCACTGTTTGCAGACAACAGTTCCATCAATGACAAATCAGATAATGCAGATTCAgataaagacatggatgtggATAActttgatgaaatgttttggaGCATGGGTGCCAAAAGCATGAAAAACTTTTTCACTGCTTTAGACCAAATAACAACCAAAAGCTTGCAGATGACCAAAGAGGTTCTTAAAGAGCGCAAGCAGCTTGAAACAGCCGTTGAAGGTTTGCAGCTGCAAGTTAAAGATGGATTAGCTAAACTTGAAGAAATAAAgatgacaaaacagaaacttCAAAAACAGGAAGCTGACATCTCCACAAATGAAAATTTTGAGATTGAAGTTGAAATTATCAAGCCAAAACAAATCCAGCTCACAAAAAAAGGAGAGTATATCACCAACTGCCAACAGTGTTCAATGACATGCCACTACCCCTGTACAATCGCAGATGATCAGGAAAAGCATCGCTGTCCAGTCATGAAAGATGGCAGGTGCACCGTGTGCCcaggaaaatgtgtttggaCGGTGCATTTCAACCAGAAGTACAGGTGGGAGTATGTTAAAgtcaaagagaaacagacactGAAAGATATGAAGGAGAAGTATGAACAAGCTACACAAGCAAAGCTGACTGTTCAGCAAATCATAaagaagcaagagaaagagattgCAAACCTTCAAGATGAGATAATGTCCCTCATAGAGGAGTCAGCTCGATCCATCGCTCGGCTCAAAGAGATTGCCTTGAGGCCCAACCCTCTGAGCACTCCAGAATACATCGACTTGCTCATTGAAGGAGAAAAGTCAGAGGCCAAAGAGGGTTACCTGGCCCGAATTCAGTCTCTGGAGgcaatgagagacagagcaagaatTATATCTAAAGTATCCAAACAAGGAAAACGTACAAAAACTGAGCAGAAAATTTAcaagggaaaacagaggaggcaAAAACCACCCTGGAGgtaa